A stretch of the Luteimonas sp. JM171 genome encodes the following:
- the purL gene encoding phosphoribosylformylglycinamidine synthase: MIVLEGQPALSPFRLERLQARLQHFSPAPRVLGAWHVYWIEPEEGARPDPGTLKRILQAGGDAAPLAEGAISRFVAPRLGTVSPWASKAGELLRGAELPVKRVERGTRLDIENWPEDPAQAAALERLLHDPMTQSLLSSRDDAAALFRAPGRAALERVPLAQLEEANARLGLALAEDEIDYLREQFGQLGRDPSDVELMMFAQANSEHCRHKIFNASWTVDGEDKPMSLFRMIRNTHAATPEHTLSAYSDNAAVVAGFEGRRFRPDPQTAEYRAEPVAETAFCIKVETHNHPTAISPYPGAATGVGGEIRDEGATGRGGRPKAGLAGFTVSHLRIPGLAQPWEQPRALNPRMAPALEIMLDGPIGAAAFNNEFGRPNLAGYFRSFELPVDEGFAWAYDKPIMLAGGLGAIDRGQVEKKKLAPGDLVIVLGGPAMLIGLGGGAASSVAGGTSDEAVDFASVQRDNPEMERRCQEVIDRCVALGDDNPVLSIHDVGAGGLSNAIPELLHDCGVGGVIDLDKVPSDDPSLSPMQLWCNESQERYVLGIRPERLEEFAALCERERCPFAVVGTATAQEHLLVGYGVRADAGGSQPRAAAPDGGHPIDMPMDVLFGKPPKMHRDAARPAPGRFTALNTRVIDLHEAGLRVLAHPTVASKSFLVTIGDRTVGGLTARDQMVGPWQLPVADCAITVAGFDGNAGEAMALGERTPLALIDAQAAARMAVGEAITNLLAAPVESLERIKLSANWMAAAGHEGEDARLYDAVKAVGMELCPALELSIPVGKDSLSMQAQWQDGGRPQASVSPVSPVVTAFAPVRDVTAQLTPLLSPRTDTELWLIGLGGGRQRLGGSVLSQCHGAFGGACPDLDDPQRLRALFELVCEAREAGLLLAYHDRSDGGAFATLCEMAFCSRRGLDIDLDGWGEDRSEDVFRTLFNEELGAVVQIADEHRADFADLLARHGLIEYAQRIARPTVASAIRVLDDDEVLVEWAWEALFDAWWSVSHAMQRLRDNPESADAERQSRRQFDAPGLRPKLTFDPAGGQAPAVTGAARPRVAILREQGVNGQVEMAAGFDQAGFAAVDVHMSDLLAGRVTLDGFKGVVACGGFSYGDVLGAGRGWATSILEHDELRGAFEAFFHRQDTFSLGVCNGCQMMAQLRAIIPGAAHWPSFLRNRSEQFEARLAMLEVVGSPSVFLEGMAGSRIPVVVSHGEGRAEFASEADRAGATVALRYVAGDGGPALAYPDDPNGSIDAIAGLCSADGRATILMPHPERTLRTLNFSWHPAYWPDQSPWMRIFHNARRWVG, from the coding sequence ATGATCGTCCTCGAGGGCCAGCCGGCCCTGTCGCCTTTCAGGCTTGAGCGCCTCCAGGCCCGCCTGCAGCACTTTTCCCCGGCGCCAAGGGTGCTTGGTGCCTGGCACGTGTATTGGATCGAGCCGGAGGAGGGCGCCCGCCCGGACCCCGGCACGCTGAAGCGGATCCTGCAGGCGGGCGGGGATGCCGCGCCGCTGGCAGAAGGCGCCATTTCCCGGTTCGTCGCGCCGCGCCTTGGCACCGTCTCGCCGTGGGCCAGCAAGGCCGGCGAGCTGCTGCGCGGCGCGGAGCTCCCGGTGAAACGGGTGGAGCGGGGCACGCGGCTGGATATCGAAAACTGGCCGGAAGATCCCGCCCAGGCGGCGGCGCTTGAGCGCCTGCTGCACGATCCGATGACCCAGTCGCTGCTTTCCTCGCGCGACGACGCGGCAGCGCTGTTCCGCGCGCCCGGGCGGGCCGCCCTGGAGCGCGTGCCGCTGGCGCAGCTGGAAGAGGCCAATGCGCGCCTCGGGCTGGCGCTGGCCGAAGACGAGATCGACTACCTGCGCGAGCAGTTCGGCCAGCTCGGCCGCGATCCGTCCGACGTGGAACTGATGATGTTCGCGCAGGCGAACTCCGAGCATTGCCGGCACAAGATCTTCAACGCCAGCTGGACCGTGGACGGCGAAGACAAGCCGATGTCCCTGTTCCGGATGATCCGCAACACCCATGCGGCCACGCCCGAGCACACGCTGTCGGCGTACAGCGACAACGCGGCTGTGGTGGCGGGCTTCGAAGGGCGGCGCTTCCGACCGGATCCGCAGACGGCCGAGTACCGGGCCGAGCCGGTGGCCGAGACGGCTTTCTGCATCAAGGTGGAAACGCACAACCACCCGACCGCGATCTCGCCCTACCCGGGCGCCGCCACCGGCGTGGGCGGCGAGATCCGCGACGAGGGCGCGACCGGCCGCGGCGGCCGCCCGAAGGCCGGGCTGGCCGGGTTCACCGTTTCGCACCTGCGCATCCCGGGCCTGGCGCAGCCGTGGGAGCAGCCGCGAGCGCTCAACCCGCGCATGGCCCCGGCGCTTGAAATCATGCTCGACGGGCCGATCGGCGCCGCCGCGTTCAACAACGAATTCGGCCGGCCGAACCTGGCCGGGTACTTCCGCAGCTTCGAGCTGCCGGTGGACGAGGGCTTCGCCTGGGCCTACGACAAGCCGATCATGCTGGCCGGGGGGCTGGGCGCGATCGACCGCGGCCAGGTGGAGAAGAAGAAGCTCGCGCCCGGGGACCTGGTGATCGTGCTCGGTGGGCCGGCGATGCTGATCGGGCTGGGGGGCGGTGCGGCCAGCTCGGTGGCCGGTGGTACCTCCGACGAAGCCGTGGATTTCGCCAGCGTCCAGCGCGACAACCCGGAAATGGAGCGCCGCTGCCAGGAAGTGATCGACCGCTGCGTGGCGCTGGGCGATGACAACCCGGTCCTGTCGATCCATGACGTTGGCGCCGGCGGGCTCTCCAACGCCATCCCGGAGCTGCTGCATGACTGCGGCGTGGGCGGGGTGATCGACCTGGACAAGGTGCCCAGCGACGACCCTTCGCTCTCGCCGATGCAGCTGTGGTGCAACGAATCCCAGGAGCGCTACGTCCTGGGCATCCGTCCGGAGCGGCTGGAGGAGTTCGCCGCGCTGTGCGAGCGCGAGCGCTGCCCGTTCGCGGTGGTGGGGACGGCGACCGCGCAGGAGCACCTGCTGGTGGGCTATGGCGTGCGGGCCGACGCAGGCGGAAGCCAGCCTCGCGCCGCCGCGCCTGACGGCGGGCATCCCATCGACATGCCGATGGACGTGCTGTTCGGCAAGCCGCCGAAGATGCATCGCGACGCCGCGCGCCCGGCGCCCGGCCGCTTCACGGCCCTCAATACCCGGGTCATCGACCTGCACGAGGCCGGGCTGCGGGTGCTGGCGCACCCCACCGTGGCTTCCAAGAGCTTCCTGGTCACCATTGGTGACCGCACCGTGGGCGGGCTGACCGCGCGCGACCAGATGGTGGGGCCCTGGCAGCTGCCCGTGGCGGACTGCGCGATCACCGTGGCCGGCTTCGATGGCAATGCGGGCGAGGCCATGGCGCTGGGCGAGCGCACGCCGCTGGCACTGATCGATGCCCAGGCCGCCGCGCGCATGGCGGTGGGCGAGGCGATCACCAACCTCCTTGCGGCGCCGGTGGAAAGCCTGGAGCGGATCAAGCTCTCGGCCAACTGGATGGCCGCCGCCGGCCACGAGGGCGAGGACGCCCGCCTCTACGACGCCGTCAAGGCGGTGGGCATGGAGCTGTGCCCGGCGCTGGAGCTGAGCATCCCGGTGGGCAAGGACTCCCTGTCGATGCAGGCCCAGTGGCAGGACGGGGGCCGTCCGCAGGCATCCGTGTCACCGGTCTCGCCGGTGGTGACGGCCTTCGCACCGGTGCGCGACGTGACCGCGCAGCTGACCCCGCTGCTGTCGCCGCGCACCGACACCGAGCTGTGGCTGATCGGATTGGGTGGCGGCCGGCAGCGGCTCGGCGGCTCGGTGCTCTCCCAGTGCCACGGTGCCTTCGGCGGGGCCTGCCCGGACCTGGATGATCCGCAGCGGCTGCGGGCCCTGTTCGAGCTGGTCTGTGAAGCCCGCGAAGCAGGGCTGTTGCTTGCCTATCACGATCGCTCGGACGGCGGTGCGTTCGCGACGCTTTGCGAGATGGCGTTCTGCTCGCGCCGTGGCCTGGACATCGACCTGGACGGCTGGGGCGAGGACCGCAGCGAGGACGTGTTCCGTACCCTGTTCAACGAGGAGCTCGGGGCGGTCGTGCAGATCGCCGACGAGCACCGGGCCGATTTCGCCGACCTGCTGGCGCGCCACGGCCTGATCGAATACGCCCAGCGCATCGCGCGCCCCACCGTCGCTTCGGCGATCCGGGTGCTCGATGACGACGAGGTGCTGGTGGAGTGGGCGTGGGAAGCGTTGTTCGATGCGTGGTGGTCGGTGAGCCATGCCATGCAGCGCCTGCGCGACAACCCCGAGTCGGCCGACGCCGAGCGCCAGTCGCGGCGCCAGTTCGACGCGCCGGGTTTGCGACCGAAGCTCACGTTCGATCCGGCCGGGGGCCAGGCGCCCGCGGTCACCGGCGCGGCGCGGCCGCGGGTGGCGATTCTGCGCGAGCAGGGCGTCAACGGGCAGGTGGAGATGGCCGCCGGATTCGACCAGGCCGGATTTGCCGCCGTGGACGTGCACATGAGCGACCTGCTCGCCGGGCGCGTCACGCTTGATGGCTTCAAGGGCGTGGTGGCCTGCGGCGGCTTCAGCTACGGCGATGTGCTGGGCGCCGGGCGCGGCTGGGCCACCTCCATCCTCGAGCATGACGAACTGCGCGGCGCGTTCGAAGCGTTCTTCCACCGCCAGGACACGTTCTCCCTCGGCGTGTGCAATGGCTGCCAGATGATGGCGCAACTGCGAGCGATCATCCCCGGGGCCGCGCACTGGCCCAGCTTCCTGCGCAATCGCAGCGAGCAGTTCGAGGCGCGGCTGGCGATGCTTGAGGTGGTGGGGTCGCCTTCGGTGTTCCTGGAAGGCATGGCCGGCTCGCGGATACCGGTGGTGGTTTCGCACGGCGAAGGGCGCGCGGAATTCGCCTCGGAGGCCGATCGCGCCGGGGCCACCGTCGCGCTGCGTTACGTTGCCGGCGATGGCGGGCCGGCGCTGGCCTATCCCGATGATCCCAACGGGTCGATCGATGCCATTGCCGGCCTGTGCAGCGCGGATGGCCGCGCCACCATCCTGATGCCGCATCCAGAGCGCACCCTGCGTACGCTCAATTTCAGCTGGCATCCGGCCTACTGGCCCGACCAGTCCCCGTGGATGCGGATCTTCCACAACGCCCGCCGCTGGGTCGGCTGA
- a CDS encoding thioredoxin fold domain-containing protein: MKPLLVVLFGAFSLSACAQAPDPETDGTDAIALESALERPAIEAEPGTPEARALEAIRSINPRIEVDAVQEAPIDGYQEVVVAGQVLYVSNDGRYLLQGSLFDVEQRRDLSQDALATVRKELMKLSPVEDRIVFAPEDPLYTVAVFTDVECAYCRRLHQEMDEYNRLGIAVEYLAFPRAGLEGDNYRKMVSVWCAEDPREAMTAAKSGGAVPERSCDNPIAEQYELGMRVGLQGTPLIVTEQGTQMPGYVPPAALREALDQMAGAAQ, encoded by the coding sequence ATGAAGCCATTGCTTGTTGTCCTGTTCGGCGCCTTCAGCCTGTCGGCCTGCGCGCAGGCGCCGGATCCGGAAACGGATGGGACCGATGCGATCGCGCTGGAGTCGGCGCTCGAGCGCCCGGCCATCGAGGCGGAGCCCGGCACCCCGGAGGCACGCGCGCTGGAGGCGATCCGTTCGATCAACCCGCGCATCGAGGTGGACGCGGTCCAGGAAGCGCCGATCGACGGCTACCAGGAGGTGGTGGTTGCCGGCCAGGTGCTGTACGTGAGCAACGACGGCCGCTACCTGCTCCAGGGCAGCCTGTTCGACGTCGAGCAGCGGCGCGACCTGAGCCAGGATGCGCTGGCCACGGTGCGCAAGGAGCTGATGAAGCTGTCGCCGGTGGAGGACCGGATCGTGTTCGCGCCCGAGGATCCGCTCTACACCGTTGCGGTGTTCACCGACGTGGAGTGTGCCTACTGCAGGCGCCTCCACCAGGAAATGGACGAGTACAACCGGCTGGGCATCGCGGTTGAATACCTGGCGTTCCCGCGCGCCGGGCTGGAGGGCGACAACTACCGCAAGATGGTCTCGGTGTGGTGCGCCGAGGATCCGCGCGAGGCGATGACCGCCGCCAAGAGCGGCGGGGCGGTGCCAGAGCGCAGCTGCGACAACCCCATCGCCGAGCAGTACGAGCTCGGCATGCGCGTTGGCCTGCAGGGCACCCCGCTGATCGTGACCGAGCAGGGCACGCAGATGCCCGGCTATGTCCCGCCCGCGGCGCTGCGGGAAGCGCTCGACCAGATGGCTGGCGCGGCGCAGTAG
- the xerD gene encoding site-specific tyrosine recombinase XerD, with translation MPTTTPAGRRQAAMQLPPLRDGDAQAIDAFLDSAWAERGLARQTLDSYRRDLAMLARWRNGAAGGLAAMDRQGLHEYLAWRTRAGYSPRSNDRLLSVLRAFFGHLLQRGLRSDDPTALIERPRQGRLLPRALTESQVDALLAAPDPATPEGLRDKAMLELVYACGLRVSELVALPANAVNLRQGVLRVTGKGGKERLVPLGEEAQHWLERYLREALPALAGGRRVPAGPGGEVPMFIGPRLVAPTRQAFWNTVKQHAAAAGIDPARVTPHGMRHSFATHLLNRGADLRALQMLLGHSSLSTTQIYTLVAREKLKQLHARHHPRA, from the coding sequence ATGCCGACCACGACTCCCGCCGGGCGCCGCCAGGCGGCCATGCAGCTGCCGCCATTGCGCGACGGGGACGCGCAGGCCATCGACGCCTTCCTTGATTCCGCGTGGGCCGAGCGCGGGCTGGCCAGGCAGACCCTGGACAGCTACCGGCGGGATCTGGCGATGCTGGCGCGCTGGCGCAACGGCGCGGCCGGCGGGCTGGCGGCGATGGACCGGCAGGGCCTGCACGAATACCTGGCCTGGCGTACCCGTGCGGGCTATTCCCCGCGCAGCAATGACCGGCTGCTGTCGGTGCTGCGCGCGTTCTTCGGCCACCTGCTCCAGCGTGGTCTGCGCAGCGACGACCCCACCGCCCTCATCGAGCGGCCGCGCCAGGGACGCCTGCTGCCAAGGGCGCTGACCGAGAGCCAGGTGGACGCGCTGCTGGCCGCGCCCGACCCGGCCACGCCCGAAGGGCTGCGCGACAAGGCGATGCTTGAGCTGGTGTATGCCTGCGGCCTGCGCGTGAGCGAGCTGGTGGCGCTGCCAGCCAACGCGGTCAACCTGCGCCAGGGAGTGCTCCGGGTCACCGGCAAGGGCGGCAAGGAACGGCTGGTGCCGCTGGGGGAAGAAGCCCAGCACTGGCTCGAACGCTACCTGCGCGAGGCGCTGCCCGCGCTGGCCGGCGGCCGGCGGGTGCCGGCCGGGCCGGGTGGCGAGGTGCCGATGTTCATCGGGCCACGGCTGGTGGCGCCCACCCGCCAGGCGTTCTGGAACACGGTCAAGCAGCATGCCGCGGCCGCGGGGATCGACCCTGCCCGGGTCACGCCGCACGGGATGCGGCACAGCTTCGCCACCCACCTGCTCAATCGCGGCGCCGACCTGCGCGCGCTTCAGATGTTGCTTGGCCACAGTTCGCTGTCCACCACGCAGATCTACACCCTGGTGGCCCGCGAAAAGCTGAAACAGCTGCATGCCCGCCACCATCCGCGGGCCTGA
- a CDS encoding RDD family protein: MQSVASRPRAHLPWRFLAIFYDMWPVMALWFLLSFLFNLGYTLAGHDAREYIQPYTLLGWLLWAACWLAGGLYATVSWRRGGQTLGMRPWRLRLVDMRDPSSAPTWRATWIRYAVGTVSLLAAGLGFLWAWIDRDRLTWHDRASGTRLERVPKR, encoded by the coding sequence ATGCAATCCGTCGCCTCCCGGCCCCGGGCACATCTGCCCTGGCGCTTCCTCGCGATCTTCTACGACATGTGGCCGGTGATGGCGCTCTGGTTCCTGCTGTCGTTCCTGTTCAACCTGGGCTACACCCTGGCCGGGCACGACGCGCGGGAGTACATCCAGCCCTACACGCTGCTGGGCTGGCTGCTCTGGGCCGCCTGCTGGCTGGCCGGGGGGCTGTATGCCACGGTCAGCTGGAGGCGCGGGGGACAGACGCTGGGCATGCGGCCATGGCGGCTGCGCCTGGTGGACATGCGTGATCCTTCCAGCGCGCCGACGTGGCGCGCCACATGGATCCGCTACGCGGTGGGCACGGTCTCGCTGCTGGCGGCCGGGCTTGGGTTCTTGTGGGCCTGGATTGATCGCGACCGCCTCACCTGGCACGACCGCGCCAGCGGCACCCGCCTGGAACGCGTCCCCAAGCGATGA
- a CDS encoding M48 family metallopeptidase, translating into MVLFALAVVGIVVVACLATALFVGPDPGALLGTAVITGGIIGLASLYRISSLGSGGSAVAMQMGGVPVPEDTADPQLRRLRNVVEEMSIASGVPVPAVFVLEQEPGINAFAAGYSTSDAAVAVTRGALDRLNRDELQGVIAHEYSHILNGDMRLNIRLMGVLFGILVLGLMGRKILMFGGRSRDRNAGALVVFALVAVVVGAIGMFFGRMIKAGVSRSREVLADASAVQFTRQTRGIAGALKKIAGVEEGSRFQQRAEAEEVSHMLFGDGLGLSGLFATHPPILKRIQALEPGFRSEQLERLQQQWRSAPPNGMQEDLTMGLAADGVAMMPDARAELAVTPPMVSSQVANPDEDDYRRADTIAATLPGELAALARQRESVKPLLLGLLLDDDDASVRGHQHSEIVARLGGDVARQAGELRAGPLLSLHPLHRLPLAQLAFPVLRLRPRPELEAFIDTVHAVVHTDDHVSLFEYCLGQLLERQVRESLEPGRRPRMGRRKPGNVKQEFATLLAVVARAGHADPDDARRAYLAGMQRVLPRDHVPYAPPARGVLALDDVWEPLDRLDPLAKEILVEAITAAAIHDGRVTVAEAELLRTICGVLHCPLPPMLEGQAA; encoded by the coding sequence GTGGTGCTGTTCGCGCTTGCGGTGGTGGGCATCGTGGTTGTCGCCTGCCTGGCGACCGCGCTGTTCGTGGGGCCCGACCCGGGCGCACTGCTGGGCACCGCGGTGATCACCGGCGGCATCATCGGCCTGGCGTCCCTGTACCGGATCTCGTCGCTGGGCAGCGGCGGATCGGCGGTGGCGATGCAGATGGGCGGGGTGCCGGTGCCCGAGGATACCGCCGATCCCCAGCTGCGCCGGCTCCGCAACGTGGTCGAGGAGATGTCGATCGCTTCGGGCGTACCGGTGCCGGCGGTGTTCGTGCTCGAGCAGGAGCCGGGCATCAACGCCTTCGCCGCCGGGTACTCCACCTCCGATGCCGCGGTGGCGGTCACCCGCGGTGCCCTGGACCGGCTCAACCGCGACGAGCTGCAGGGGGTGATCGCGCACGAATACAGCCACATCCTCAACGGCGACATGCGCCTGAACATCCGCCTGATGGGCGTGCTGTTCGGGATCCTCGTGCTGGGGCTGATGGGGCGCAAGATCCTGATGTTCGGGGGGCGTTCGCGCGACCGCAACGCCGGGGCGCTGGTGGTCTTCGCGCTGGTGGCGGTGGTGGTCGGCGCCATCGGCATGTTCTTCGGCCGCATGATCAAGGCCGGGGTCAGCCGCTCACGCGAAGTGCTGGCCGACGCCTCGGCGGTGCAGTTCACCCGCCAGACCCGCGGCATCGCCGGCGCGCTGAAGAAGATCGCCGGCGTGGAGGAGGGCTCGCGCTTCCAGCAGCGGGCCGAGGCCGAGGAGGTCAGCCACATGCTGTTCGGCGACGGGCTGGGCCTGTCGGGCCTGTTCGCCACCCATCCACCGATCCTCAAGCGCATCCAGGCGCTGGAGCCGGGCTTCCGTTCCGAGCAGCTCGAGCGCCTGCAGCAGCAGTGGCGCAGTGCGCCGCCCAATGGCATGCAGGAAGACCTGACCATGGGGCTGGCGGCCGACGGCGTGGCGATGATGCCGGACGCCCGCGCCGAGCTTGCGGTCACCCCGCCGATGGTGTCCTCGCAGGTCGCCAACCCGGACGAGGACGACTACCGCCGCGCGGATACGATCGCCGCGACCCTGCCCGGGGAACTGGCCGCGCTGGCGCGCCAGCGCGAGTCGGTCAAGCCGCTGCTGCTGGGGCTGTTGCTCGATGACGACGACGCCTCGGTGCGCGGCCACCAGCACAGCGAGATCGTCGCGCGCCTGGGCGGGGACGTTGCCCGGCAGGCCGGGGAACTGCGGGCGGGGCCGCTCCTTTCGCTGCACCCGCTGCACCGGCTGCCGCTGGCGCAGCTGGCGTTCCCGGTGCTGCGCCTGCGTCCGCGCCCGGAGCTGGAAGCCTTCATCGATACCGTCCACGCGGTGGTCCATACCGACGACCACGTGTCGCTGTTCGAGTATTGCCTCGGGCAGCTGCTGGAACGCCAGGTGCGCGAGTCCCTCGAGCCTGGCCGGCGACCGCGCATGGGCCGGCGCAAGCCGGGCAACGTCAAGCAGGAGTTTGCGACGCTGCTCGCGGTGGTGGCCCGGGCGGGCCACGCGGATCCCGACGACGCCCGGCGCGCGTACCTGGCGGGCATGCAGCGGGTGCTCCCGCGTGACCACGTGCCCTACGCGCCGCCCGCGCGCGGCGTGCTGGCGCTGGACGACGTGTGGGAACCGCTGGACCGGCTGGATCCGCTGGCCAAGGAAATCCTGGTGGAGGCGATCACCGCCGCCGCGATCCACGACGGCCGGGTGACCGTGGCCGAGGCCGAGCTGCTGCGCACCATCTGCGGCGTGCTGCATTGCCCGCTGCCGCCAATGCTCGAGGGCCAGGCCGCCTAG
- a CDS encoding LemA family protein, with protein MGSLLIILVFLGILAAIALWGVGIYNGLVTARNAFRNAFAQIDVQLQRRFDLIPNLVETARAYMSHERETLEAVTAARAAAQSGLAAAKANPGDPEAMATLAATQGQLNGVLGRLMMVAEAYPDLKANQNMMQLTEELTSTENRVAFARQAYNDSVMAYNNKREVFPSSVIAGMFNFDAAALLDIPADRAEVREAPKVQF; from the coding sequence ATGGGTAGCCTGCTGATTATCCTGGTGTTTCTTGGCATTCTCGCGGCCATCGCGCTGTGGGGCGTGGGGATCTACAACGGGCTGGTCACTGCCCGCAACGCATTCAGGAACGCGTTCGCGCAAATCGACGTGCAGCTGCAGCGCCGTTTCGACCTGATTCCCAACCTGGTGGAAACCGCGCGCGCATACATGAGCCATGAGCGCGAGACCCTGGAAGCGGTGACCGCGGCCCGGGCCGCTGCCCAGTCCGGCCTGGCCGCGGCCAAGGCCAATCCCGGCGATCCGGAGGCCATGGCAACGCTTGCCGCCACCCAGGGCCAGCTCAACGGGGTGCTCGGGCGGCTGATGATGGTGGCCGAGGCCTATCCGGACCTGAAGGCCAACCAGAACATGATGCAGCTCACCGAAGAGCTCACCAGCACCGAGAACCGGGTGGCCTTCGCGCGCCAGGCCTACAACGACTCGGTCATGGCCTACAACAACAAGCGCGAAGTGTTTCCTTCCAGCGTGATCGCCGGGATGTTCAACTTCGACGCCGCCGCGCTGCTCGACATCCCCGCCGATCGCGCCGAGGTGCGCGAAGCGCCGAAGGTGCAGTTCTGA
- a CDS encoding serine hydrolase domain-containing protein has translation MKENSRARRRAGNRAWQAGMVAMLMPFALGTAAQTPTHLQGQALAPFPETMPAFPAPSDGRPDQRPPPENVMPLAEGFDVREFEAMAEALVHNQRVPGLAMAIVHNGQVLSARGYGVTDVHDAEPVDAHTVFRLASLSKSFAGTIAGMLVAEGAMRWDSRVVDFMPGLELSDPDAAEMITVADVLSHRVGLGRHTYDRDIEGGAEYNALVQRLSQAPMTCQPGDCYSYQNVAFSLVGDVVFATSGQFFSEAVSRRLFKPLGMHDASYGLDGIQNSPRWAKPHVRARGGWTSLMPKPTYYRVAPAAGVNASISDMAQWLIAHMGYRPDVLPAPLLSTLHSPIVGTPGEMRGGQRSWRRQRLNAAGYGLGWRVYDYSGHRMVFHGGAVQGYRGAMAILPERDLGVVILWNSGSSLPSGLMPTILDRAIGLSDQRWLAIDYDYDPDEARRADSTAAHAPPPTRGPVAGGPASSTSHAMPE, from the coding sequence ATGAAAGAGAACTCGCGTGCGCGCCGGCGGGCCGGCAACCGGGCCTGGCAGGCCGGCATGGTTGCGATGCTGATGCCGTTCGCGCTGGGCACCGCAGCCCAGACCCCCACGCACCTCCAGGGCCAGGCGCTGGCCCCCTTCCCGGAAACCATGCCGGCGTTCCCGGCCCCGTCGGACGGCCGGCCGGACCAGCGGCCGCCGCCGGAAAACGTCATGCCGCTCGCCGAAGGTTTCGATGTGCGCGAATTCGAGGCCATGGCCGAAGCGCTGGTGCACAACCAGCGCGTGCCCGGGCTGGCGATGGCGATCGTGCACAACGGCCAGGTGCTCAGCGCGCGCGGCTACGGCGTGACCGATGTGCACGATGCCGAACCCGTCGACGCGCACACGGTGTTCCGGCTGGCCTCGCTGTCGAAATCATTCGCGGGCACCATCGCCGGGATGCTGGTCGCCGAGGGCGCCATGCGCTGGGACAGCCGGGTGGTGGACTTCATGCCAGGCCTTGAGCTTTCCGATCCGGACGCGGCCGAGATGATCACCGTGGCCGACGTGCTCAGCCACCGGGTTGGCCTGGGCCGGCACACCTACGACCGCGACATCGAGGGGGGCGCCGAATACAACGCGCTCGTGCAGCGGCTGTCGCAGGCCCCCATGACCTGCCAGCCCGGCGATTGCTACAGCTACCAGAACGTCGCGTTCAGCCTGGTTGGCGACGTGGTGTTCGCCACGTCGGGCCAGTTCTTCAGCGAGGCGGTATCGCGCAGGCTGTTCAAGCCGCTGGGGATGCACGACGCCAGCTACGGCCTGGACGGCATCCAGAACAGCCCGCGCTGGGCCAAGCCGCACGTGCGCGCCCGCGGCGGCTGGACCTCGCTGATGCCCAAGCCCACTTACTACCGGGTGGCGCCGGCGGCCGGCGTCAATGCCAGCATCTCCGACATGGCCCAATGGCTGATCGCCCACATGGGCTACCGCCCGGACGTGCTGCCCGCGCCGCTGCTGTCCACCCTGCACTCGCCGATCGTGGGGACCCCTGGCGAGATGCGCGGCGGCCAGCGTTCCTGGCGCCGCCAGCGCCTCAATGCCGCGGGCTACGGCCTGGGCTGGCGGGTGTACGACTATTCCGGGCACCGCATGGTGTTCCACGGCGGCGCGGTGCAAGGCTATCGGGGTGCGATGGCGATCCTCCCCGAACGCGACCTGGGGGTCGTCATCCTCTGGAACAGCGGCAGCTCGCTCCCATCCGGGCTCATGCCCACGATCCTGGATCGCGCTATCGGGCTGTCGGACCAGCGCTGGCTGGCCATCGATTACGACTACGATCCCGACGAGGCCAGGCGCGCGGACAGCACCGCCGCCCACGCGCCGCCGCCCACGCGCGGACCGGTGGCCGGCGGGCCGGCATCCTCGACCTCACACGCGATGCCGGAATAA
- the gcvH gene encoding glycine cleavage system protein GcvH has product MSEIPGDLKFLKSHEWARVEDDGKVTIGISEHAQESLGDLVYVDLPEVGDTVEAGGTVAVVESVKAASDIYSPVSGTIVAVNEDLSDKPETINEDPYGEGWIFVVQADDLDPVNEMLDPDAYAALIEE; this is encoded by the coding sequence ATGAGCGAGATCCCAGGCGATCTGAAATTCCTCAAGTCCCACGAATGGGCGCGCGTCGAAGACGACGGCAAGGTGACGATCGGCATCTCGGAGCACGCGCAGGAGTCGCTCGGGGACCTTGTCTACGTGGACCTGCCCGAGGTGGGCGATACCGTCGAGGCCGGTGGCACCGTGGCGGTGGTGGAATCCGTCAAGGCGGCCTCTGACATCTACAGCCCGGTGTCGGGAACCATCGTCGCGGTCAACGAGGATCTCTCCGACAAGCCGGAGACGATCAACGAGGATCCGTATGGCGAAGGCTGGATCTTCGTGGTGCAGGCCGATGACCTGGATCCGGTCAACGAGATGCTCGATCCCGACGCCTACGCTGCGCTGATCGAAGAGTAG